The following are encoded together in the Geoalkalibacter sp. genome:
- a CDS encoding putative toxin-antitoxin system toxin component, PIN family — protein MRIVLDTNVFISGIFFSGPPHRILQSWRDGRIQLVLTPEILEEYRWVAEVLHEKVPGVDITRLLELVVVDAEICQAMPHGEAVSADPDDDKFIACALFSGSKLIVSGDNIFSMSMATGG, from the coding sequence GTGAGGATCGTTCTGGATACCAACGTATTCATTTCCGGAATTTTCTTTTCCGGGCCCCCACACCGTATCCTTCAAAGTTGGAGAGACGGCCGGATTCAGTTGGTACTGACCCCTGAGATCCTGGAAGAATACCGGTGGGTCGCTGAGGTCTTGCATGAGAAGGTCCCTGGGGTAGACATCACAAGGCTGCTGGAACTGGTGGTCGTCGACGCCGAGATATGTCAGGCAATGCCCCATGGTGAGGCCGTCAGTGCGGACCCGGACGATGACAAGTTTATCGCCTGCGCCCTGTTTAGTGGCAGTAAGCTGATTGTCAGTGGGGACAACATCTTCTCGATGTCAATGGCTACCGGGGGCTAG
- a CDS encoding Y-family DNA polymerase yields the protein MPIALIDCNNFYASCEQLFQPRLLGRPLVVLSNNDGCVVARSAEAKALGIPMAAPWHTLKELARRHGVVALSSNYTLYADLSARVMRVLSRYSPLQEVYSIDECFLDLSGDPFPTRTGHAIHQEVRRLTGIGVGVGLATTKTLAKFANHCAKKRPEFSGVCPLLEFSPAEVDQLLAWAPAGEVWGVGGRIATRLEDLGIRTALDLKRAAPARIRSAFSVTLERTVRELNGENCLGLMAGPATRKQILSSRSFGQLITELAPLEEAVAAYASRAAEKLRSQSLVAGTVGVFLKTNPFRADLPQYERGLNLPLTLTTSDTRLIAQGALKGLRAIYRPGFGYHKTGVLLTNLVSAEQRQPDLFEDPLERERSQALMAAMDRINRAMGRGTVKLLAEGSDVRWAMRSENRTPRYTTRLEELAVAKAK from the coding sequence ATGCCCATCGCCCTGATCGACTGCAACAACTTCTATGCCTCCTGCGAGCAGCTCTTCCAGCCGCGCCTGCTGGGTCGACCGCTGGTGGTGCTGTCCAACAACGACGGCTGCGTCGTCGCCCGCTCTGCCGAGGCCAAAGCCCTCGGTATCCCCATGGCCGCCCCCTGGCATACCCTCAAAGAGCTCGCCCGCCGCCATGGCGTGGTGGCCCTCTCGAGCAACTACACCCTCTATGCCGACCTTTCCGCCCGGGTCATGCGGGTTCTTTCCCGATACAGCCCGCTCCAGGAGGTCTACTCCATCGACGAGTGCTTCCTGGACCTCTCCGGCGATCCCTTCCCAACCCGAACCGGTCACGCCATCCATCAGGAGGTCCGGCGGCTGACCGGCATCGGCGTCGGTGTGGGCCTCGCGACGACCAAGACTCTGGCCAAGTTCGCCAACCACTGCGCGAAAAAGCGGCCGGAGTTCAGCGGGGTCTGCCCCCTGCTCGAGTTCTCCCCGGCCGAGGTCGACCAGCTGCTGGCCTGGGCGCCGGCCGGGGAGGTCTGGGGCGTGGGAGGCCGAATTGCCACACGCCTAGAGGATCTGGGCATCCGCACCGCCCTCGATCTGAAGCGGGCGGCGCCCGCCCGCATCCGCTCGGCCTTCAGCGTGACCCTGGAGCGCACGGTGCGGGAACTCAACGGCGAGAACTGCCTAGGGCTGATGGCGGGTCCGGCCACGCGCAAGCAGATTCTCTCCTCGCGCTCCTTCGGCCAATTGATCACCGAGCTCGCCCCGCTGGAGGAGGCAGTGGCCGCCTACGCGTCGCGGGCCGCCGAAAAGCTGCGCAGCCAGAGCCTGGTGGCCGGCACCGTCGGGGTCTTTTTGAAAACCAACCCCTTTCGGGCCGATCTGCCGCAGTACGAGCGGGGGCTCAACCTGCCGCTGACATTGACGACCTCCGATACCCGCCTCATCGCCCAAGGGGCGCTGAAAGGGCTGCGCGCCATCTACCGGCCGGGGTTTGGTTATCATAAGACCGGAGTCCTGCTGACGAACCTGGTTTCAGCCGAGCAACGCCAACCCGACCTCTTCGAAGATCCGCTGGAGCGGGAGAGATCCCAGGCGCTGATGGCGGCCATGGACCGAATCAACCGCGCCATGGGGCGCGGTACGGTCAAGCTGTTGGCGGAAGGGAGCGATGTGCGCTGGGCGATGCGTTCGGAGAACCGCACCCCGCGCTATACGACCAGATTGGAGGAATTGGCGGTGGCCAAAGCGAAATGA
- a CDS encoding S24 family peptidase, with the protein MIRPPQIDPAAGRLEAVGFPSPAADYSEMGISLDRSLIEHPEATFFFRAAGGALEEAGIFDGDLLVVDRSITPGPGHVVVAVADGEFVIRRFRELAARDFSEVTVWGVVRWAIHRLCPSP; encoded by the coding sequence ATGATCCGCCCCCCGCAGATCGATCCAGCCGCGGGACGTCTGGAGGCGGTCGGCTTCCCCTCACCGGCGGCCGATTACTCGGAGATGGGCATCAGCCTCGACCGGAGCCTGATCGAGCATCCCGAGGCGACCTTTTTCTTCCGGGCGGCTGGAGGCGCCCTGGAGGAGGCGGGGATCTTCGATGGGGATCTGCTGGTGGTGGACCGCTCCATCACCCCGGGCCCAGGCCATGTGGTGGTGGCGGTGGCCGACGGGGAGTTCGTCATCCGCAGATTCCGGGAACTCGCGGCCAGGGATTTTTCCGAGGTAACCGTTTGGGGCGTGGTCCGCTGGGCCATCCATCGTCTATGCCCATCGCCCTGA
- a CDS encoding LexA family protein — protein sequence MRAAQTDPEYLSRLQDYYARWRCIPAYDRLCQVLHLASRSAVGKVLERLRLQGYLERTPDGAWVPARRFFERFMAQQAVQAGDPAVDVGAGLTTVLLDDLLVDTPSRTLLLTVRGDSMSGANIFEGDVVIVERRQAAAPGEIVVALVDGELTVKRLLQDAQGWLLHPENPLFADIRPQGTLELVGVVAGLARRFAKAGA from the coding sequence ATGCGTGCCGCCCAGACCGATCCCGAATACCTCTCCCGTCTTCAGGATTACTACGCCCGCTGGCGCTGTATCCCTGCCTATGACCGACTCTGCCAGGTCCTGCACCTCGCCTCCCGTTCGGCCGTCGGCAAGGTTTTGGAGCGCCTTCGCCTCCAGGGCTACCTGGAGCGCACGCCGGATGGCGCCTGGGTTCCGGCCCGCCGATTTTTCGAACGCTTTATGGCACAGCAGGCGGTCCAGGCCGGGGATCCGGCCGTCGACGTGGGAGCGGGCCTGACGACCGTGCTGCTCGACGATCTGCTGGTGGACACGCCGTCCCGGACGCTGCTGCTCACAGTCAGGGGTGATTCGATGAGCGGCGCCAATATCTTCGAAGGTGATGTGGTGATTGTGGAGCGTCGGCAGGCCGCGGCTCCGGGTGAGATCGTGGTGGCGCTGGTTGATGGGGAGCTGACGGTCAAGCGCCTGCTGCAGGATGCGCAGGGCTGGCTGCTGCATCCGGAGAACCCCTTGTTCGCCGACATCCGCCCTCAGGGGACGCTGGAACTGGTGGGGGTCGTTGCCGGGTTGGCCCGGCGGTTTGCGAAGGCGGGGGCATGA
- a CDS encoding SOS response-associated peptidase family protein translates to MAAVRVEEGERRLALLRWGLIPRWADDPKIGNKLINARGETPQTPSFRTSCQT, encoded by the coding sequence GTGGCCGCGGTAAGGGTTGAAGAGGGAGAGCGGCGCCTGGCGCTGCTGCGCTGGGGGCTCATCCCCCGCTGGGCCGATGATCCCAAAATCGGCAACAAACTGATCAATGCCCGAGGCGAGACACCACAGACTCCCTCCTTCCGCACATCTTGTCAGACGTGA